The uncultured Cohaesibacter sp. region AGGAAGCCAAGGCAGTCCTCGGGATAGCCAAAACCAAGGTCACGCCGCAAGAGCTGATGAAGGCCATTCTGATGGCTCCTGCCGATCTATTGTGGTTCGGCGGTATCGGCACCTATATTCGCGCCAGCTCGGAAACCGACGCAGATGCGGATGATCGCGCCAATGATGCCATTCGCGTCACGCCCAAGGATCTGCGCGTCAAGGTGATCGGCGAAGGTGCCAACCTCGGTGTCACCCAGCGGGCTCGAATCGAGTTCGACCATCTGGGCGGGCGCTGCAACTCCGACGCCATCGACAACTCCGCAGGCGTCAACAGCTCCGATATGGAGGTCAATATCAAGATCGCCTTCGGTGCTGCTATCCGCGAGAACAAGATCAATCTGGATGGCCGCAACAAGCTGCTTGTCGAAATGACAGAAAATGTCTCCGAGCTGATCCTGCGCAACAACTATCTCCAGACCCTCTCCATCTCGCTCACCGAGCTGCGCGGCATGGAAGACTTCGGCTATCAACGCCGCCTGATGGAACGGCTCGAAGAAGCCGGTGAGCTGGACCGTGTGGTTGAGTTCCTGCCCGACAATGAAGCCCTCAAGGAGGCCCGCAAGAAGGGCCAACCCCTCAGCCGTGCCGAAGTGGGGCTACTGCTGGCCTATGCCAAAAACTCGCTCTATGAAGAGCTGCTGCATAGCGACTTCCCCGACGAGAGCTATCTCGAACATGAGCTGATGCATTATTTCCCAGAGAAAATGCGTGAAGCCTATGCCGAGGAAATCAAGAGCCATCGCTTGCGCCGTGAAATTATCTCGACGGTTATTTCCAACTCGATGATCAACCGAGGCGGAGCAACGCTCATCCCGCGCATTGCCGACAAGACGGGCGCGTCTGCCAAAGACATTGCCAGAGCCTATGTGACGGTGCGCGATTCCTTCGATCTGCCTGCCCTCAACGCAAGCATCGACGCGCTCGACAACAAGATCTCCGGAGCCGTACAGCTGGAGCTGTATGGAGAAATCCAGAAGCTGCTGCTGGGCAACATCCAGTGGTTCATGCGCAATATCCCCGCATCCACCCCGATTGCAGAAACCGTAGCTCTTTATAAAAAAGGCATCAGCGCGCTTTCTGGCAATATGGATCAATATCTGCCCACCTACCTTACGGACCTCGTACAAAGCGACACCCGCAAGTTCGAGCAGAAGAATATTCCATCTGATCTGGCCGCGAGAATTGCGCGCCTCTTCCTGATCGCGGATATTCCGGACATGGTGCAGATTGCAGAAAAATCCCAACATTCGCTCAATGAAGTTGCAGAGGCCTATTTTGCTGTGGCAGGCCACTTCAATATCGGCCGCATTGATGCGATCGCCGAGGATCTTGATGTGTCCGACTATTATGAAGGGCTGGCTCTGGATCGTGTCCGCGATTCCATCTCCTCCGCTCATAATCAGATGACCGCTTATGTTCTGGGGCTGGCAACCAAGGAGAAAAGCGGTATGGAAATCTGGCTTGAGCAGGAAGGTGCTGCCATCAAACGCACGGTCAAGTCTGTCAACATGATCACCCAGAGCGATGATCTGACAGTTTCGAAATTGTCCGTTGCCGCTGGCTTGCTGGAGGATCTGGCAAGACTGGTCTGACGCTATACCGACAAGACCACAGAAATACAGAACAGCCCTTTGGCATCCGTCATCGGGCTGTTTTTCTTTTATGGTCTTTGCATTTTGCGTTTTGAGGTCTATCCCTATGGCAACGAGCCTACCATCCGGCCCTCGCCATTCCGCAAAGTCATGATCATCGAATATTTCCTCAAAGGCGAAAGCCTTGCCTGATCCACGACTTTGGACCATGGTTTTCTCAAGTCTCCGGCGGCTCCGCCAGAGGGATGGTGCAGGACGCTCCCGGCACTGTCACTTCCCAATATAACCTGCCTTTAACATCTGTGATGGATCGATCCGGTCATGAAACAAGGCAAGCTGAAATGGTTAACAACCATCCAAGGCGTGCAATTTGCGTCCCTTTCCGCTTGCAAGAGTTAAAACTGCCTTAACCAAAAGCCAGCTAAAATGATCGCCGATTTACCACAACACCCAAGGCTTTCGAAAGGCCCAGATTCCCAATGCAAGACGAACGTTCCCCTTTCCAGAAACTCGCAGATCTGCTGGATGGTGTTGTACCGGTCAATGAAAAAGACGCCCAGCCAATCAATATGACCATTGGCGAGCCGCGCCATGCCCTTCCTGATTTCATCCCCGATGTGATCATGAAAAACGCGCAGTATTTCCGCCCCTATCCGCAGATGCGTGGTACCGACGAGTTCCGCAAGGCGGTAGAAGACTGGTTGAACTGGCGCTATGATCTGGGTGGTCTGCCGCTGGGAGAGAAGAATATCCTGCCGCTCAATGGCACCCGCGAAGGGCTGTTCCATGCCTGCGTTGGCGCGCGCGACTATGCCCGCTCCCAGTTTGGCAAAGACACGAGCAATGCCGCTGTCCTGCTGCCAAACCCTTTCTATCACACCTATAAGGGTGCCGCTGCGGCAATTGATGCGGAACAGATTTTCCTCAATGGCACCGCAGAAACCGGCTTTCTGCCAGATCTGGATGAACTGGCCAAGGAAACAGATCTACTCGAGCGAACCATCGCCTTCTATTATGCCTCGCCAGCCAACCCGCAAGGCAATGTGGCTGACATCGCCACATGGAAAAAGCTTATTGCCCTTGCGCGCAAGCATCGCTTCTTTATCTTTGCGGACGAGTGCTATTCCGAGCTTTATCGTGAGACGCCCCCTGCCGGTATCCTTCAGGCTTGCGAAGGCGATTTCTCGAATGTTGTGACTTTCCACTCGCTCTCCAAGCGCTCCAACCTTGCTGGCATGCGCTGTGGCTTTGCCGCAGGGGACGGTGCCTTCATGACCCAGTGGACGAAATACCGCAACCTGGTTGCCCCTCAGGTATCCATGGCGATACAAGCAGCAGCGGCGGCGGCCTATCGCGATGAAGAGCATGTGAAGGAAAACCGCAGGCTCTATAATGAAAAATTCGATGCGGCCCGCCGTATTTTGGGCAAAGAGCTGCCTTATGAAACGCCCCCTGCAGGCTTTTTCCTCTGGCTTGATGTCAGCGCCTTTGGCGATGACGTCTCAGTTACGCAAAAGCTCTGGAAGGAAGTCGGGGTAAAAGTCATTCCGGGCTCCTATCTTGCGCGCGAAGACCGCTCCGGTGTCAACCCCGGCGACGGGTTCCTGCGCCTTGCACTGGTGGGAGACCTTGCAGAAACAGAAGAAGCCCTGACGAGACTGCGCACCTGCCTGATCAACTGATCAGGCATCCACCAACCGGCGACCGGCCGCGTCTTTTTCAGGGTGAACAGGAAAGCCACACAAGTTGAAATGGGGCAAATGAAACTGGAACTGAGCAGATCATGACCACATTCGACGACTATCGAACCGCACCCTATGAAGGCGGAGCAATGGGAAGACGAGATCGCGATGGAGCTTTGAAACATGCCTTGCGCCGCAATGCCTATGCAGGCCTTGGGCTGCTGGGGCTATTGCTTTGCGCCGTCGTGGCCACCAGTCTGGTCACATGGCATGTGGCCGACCCGAGCTTGTCCAACGCCACGGAAGTCAGCCCGCGCAATGCATTCGGGCTGGCAGGCGCCATCATTTCCGATCTCAGTTTTCAGGGGTTGGGGCTGGCTTCAGCCTTCCTGATCATCACCCCAACGGTCTGGTTCTGGCGGCTCGTGCTCATGCGTCCGGCCCGCATCAGTCGCAACCGCTTCATGGGCTGGTTTGCCGGGCTGTGCATGCTTGCCATTGCCTGCTCAACCATTCCCGTGCCTGACAGCTGGCCACTGCCACTCAGCCTTGGCGGCATGGTGGGCGACGCCTTTCTTTCGGTCGTAAGCCGCTTTGACACTGAGGTCATGCAGGGGCTTGGTGCCGTGCTTGTGGGCGCAGGCACCGCCTTTCTGGGCGTTCTCATTCTTCTCGCTTCCATGGATATGGGCCTCAAGGATCTGACCTTCCGCCGCAAACCGGCTGCCACGTTCGAGCAAGAAGAAGCTGAACCCTACGACGAAGCCGATTATGAAGAGGACGACTGGGACGAAGAAGATAGCGAAGCCTATGCCCAAGCCCCCGATGGCTCCGGCACGCTTGATCGCACCAAGGGCCCTGCGTCAAAACGCGGCTCCTTCTTCTCGGTGCCGATCGGTGCTTTGAACCACTGGTATCTCTCACGCCGCGCCAACAAGGCCCGCAAGGCAAGAGAACGCGAGATTGAGCGGCAGGAAAAGGCCAAGAAGCCATCCTTCTTCTCGCGCCTTCTGGCCGATGACGATGATGGTCTGGACGCCCTGACCGATCGCATGGAACCACGCCTTGAGCGCTCGGCCCAACCGGGCTACCAGCAGCAAAAACCCGGGCCAGCCCCGGACATGGGCTACTCCGGACCTGAAGATTTTGCGCCGCAGTCTGCGGCAGGCTATGAGGACTATGACGAGGAGGACGACTGGAACGACGATGGCCCTTATCAGTCTTCCCCTGTCGGCATTGCGCCTCCCGAACTGAACCGACCCTCCAGCCAGCCGGGCAACCGCGCCGAGACCAACGAGAGAGCCCAGACCAAACCCGCAGGCGTTCCGGCCCGAGGCGGCAAAGGCAAGGGCAAACGCATGGTCAAGGCGGGGCAGGGCAATCTGTTCAGCCGTCAGGATGAATATCAATTCCCGTCTCTGGATATCCTTTCCGAGCCGGAAAGTCTGGGCCCCAATGCAGGCCTTACCGCTGACCAACTCGAGCACAATGCCCGTCTTCTGGAAGGTGTTCTCTCGGATTTCGGCATCCGCGGCGAAATCATCAAAGTACGCCCCGGCCCTGTAGTCACGCTTTATGAGCTTGAACCGGCGCCGGGCATCAAATCATCCCGCGTTATCGGCCTTGCTGACGATATCGCCCGTTCCATGAGCGCTATCTCCGCGCGTGTGGCCGTGGTTCCGGGCCGCAATGCCATCGGCATCGAATTGCCGAACGCCAGACGGGAAACCGTCTATTTGCGTGAAATGCTGGCCTCCAAGGATTTCGAGAAATCCAAGGCCAAGTTGCCCATCTGCCTTGGCAAGAATATCTCCGGCGATCCGGTGGTCGTCGATCTGGCCCGCATGCCCCACGTGCTGGTGGCCGGCACCACCGGTTCGGGTAAGTCGGTCTCGATCAACACCACCATTCTCTCGCTGCTATACCGGCATCGCCCGGAAGAATGCCGCCTGATCATGATTGACCCGAAAATGCTGGAGCTCTCGGTCTATGATGGCATCCCGCATCTGCTGACCCCGGTTGTGACCGACCCGTCCAAGGCGGTTGTCGCCCTCAAATGGGCCGTGCGCGAGATGGAACAGCGCTATAAGAACATGTCCAAGATGGGCGTGCGCAACATCGACGGCTTCAACAAGCGCGTGCGCGATTCGCTGGCCAAGGGCGACGATGTGACCCGCACCATCCAGACCGGCTTTGATCCGGACACCGGCGAACCGATCTACGAGCAGGAAACGCTCGACCTCGAACCGATGCCATTCATCGTCATCATCGTTGACGAGATGGCCGACCTGATGATGGTCGCAGGCAAGGACATCGAAGGCGCCATCCAGCGTCTGGCCCAGATGGCCCGTGCCGCCGGTATCCATTTGATCATGGCCACCCAGCGCCCGTCTGTCGACGTCATCACCGGTACCATCAAGGCCAACTTCCCGACCCGTATGTCCTTCCAGGTGACCTCCAAGATCGACAGCCGCACCATTTTGGGTGAAATGGGCGCAGAACAGCTACTCGGCATGGGCGACATGCTCTATATGGCCGGTGGCGGCCGCATCCAGCGTGTCCATGGCGCCTTTGTTGCCGATGAGGAAGTCGAGGAAATCGTCGCCCATCTGAAACTACAGGGCACGCCGGATTATCTGGAAGCCGTAACGGAAGAAAGCGACGCTGATCAGGGAGACAGTTCCTCAGCCGGAGGCAGCTCCAGCGACGCAGAAACCCTATATGACAAGGCCGTCGATATCGTTCTGAGAGATCGCAAAGCCTCGACAAGCTACATCCAGCGCCGCCTATCCATTGGCTACAACCGGGCCGCAACACTCATCGAGCAGATGGAACAACAGGGCGTGATCAGCCCGGCGAACCATGCCGGAAAACGCGAAATTCTGGTTCCCGAAGAGGGCGCAACCATGTAGCCTCGCTACACGCCCCTGCGGGTGGCGCAGAGAGAAGAAGACACCCTTGCGGCGCCGAAAACAAACAATCGTCAGATTTGTTTCGTCATTCTGCCGCATTGGCTTGCTATTGAAATATGCAGGGCAGACCGTACATTGATGCGGAGAAATATTAAAAAGAACGAAGGCAAGCTTATGGACGACTATTATTCTGATGGCCCAACCACCGCGCAAAACAAAAAACTGATGGCAAAAACTGCTCATTCGTTCCGCTTGGGAGCCCTGCTTGTTGCCAGCCTTTTCATGGTGTTGGCTTCTGGCTTTGCCCCTTCCGCGCAAGCGGCTCTCAATGAAACCTCGGTCAAAGCGCTGGACACCATCTCCAAGGCCTTCAACGCGACCAAAACCATGAATGGTGAGTTCATTCAAACCGCCCCAAATGGTGACACGCTGCAAGGTTATTTCTTCATCGAGCGTCCGGGCAAGATCCGTTTCTATTATTCGAAACCCTCTTACACGGACATCATTTCCGACGGCAAAACCCTGTCCATTGAAGACCGCAAGCTCAAGACACAAGACATCTATCCCCTGAGCAAAACCCCCTTGCGCGTTCTTTTGTCAGAAAATCTGGATCTCGCCCGCGATCCGCGCGTGCGTCAGGCCAGCATCGCTGATGATATCGTCTCGGTGGTAGTGGAACAGGAAAGCCTGTTTGGGGACGGCATCCTGACCCTCATCTTCGACAGGGAACAGTCCCTTCTGCGCCAGTGGACCATTCGGGATGCCAACGGCAATGATACCACCGTTACCGTTTTCAATGTGGAAACCGGCAAACCGATCAAACCCTCTGTTTTCGAAATCAAATATGATCTGAGCCCGTCAAACGACTGACCCGTTGGCAGACAGCCCGGACCTTTAGAGATTCAGCAAAAGTGAATGATTTAAGCACCGCAGCCCATTGCGGTGCTTTTTTTGTCGAAATCGCCTGCTATAAAGGAAAACAAAGTCGATTCCCGCTATGTCTATCGGCATTCTTTTTCAGTCCAATCCCTTTACAAGGCGCTGCCCGTGACCATCACTCTTGCCACCTGGAACATCAATTCCATCCGCCCCAGACTTCACCATGTCGAACAGTTCAATGCCGATCGAGCGCCGGATATTCTCTGCCTGCAGGAAACCAAGGTGATCAACGATCAGTTTCCCACGGCAAGCCTGAAAAAGCTGGGCTATGAGCATTATGCGATCAACGGGCAGAAGAGCTATCACGGGGTCGCCATCCTCTCGCGCATTCCCTTCGCCAAGGTCGATATGCGCGGTTTTTGCGACAAGGGCGATGCACGCCATGTGGAAGTGACCATCGACACAGACAAGGGGCCTTTGCGCATTCATAACTTCTATGTCCCTGCAGGTGGCGATATTCCAGACCCGGCAGTCAATGACAAATTCCAGCACAAGCTGGATTTCCTTGAGGAAATGAAGAGCTGGCTGACCGGCGAGGAAACCGACAATGCGTCCATTCTGGTGGGGGATTTGAACATCGCGCCGCATGAGAATGACGTCTGGAGCCACAAACAGCTGCTCAAGGTCGTCAGCCACACCCCCATCGAGGTTGAAGCACTGGCAGCTGTGCAAGCCGCTGGTCCATGGCAGGATGTGGTGCGCAACCATATCCCGGTGGAGCATCGTCTTTACAGCTGGTGGAGCTATCGCTCTCGTGATTGGTCCAAGGCAGACAAGGGCCGCCGCCTCGATCACATCTGGGCAACGGATGCAGCCGCAGACAAGGTGAGCGGTGTGGAGGTTTATCGCGACGCGCGCAGCTGGGAAAAACCATCCGACCACGCCCCTGTCATTGCCAAACTGGATATGACCCCGCTCGCATAAAGCGGCAAGAGACGATTAAAGAACGCCAACAGATTTGGCTCTTCAAGGAAAGGGCGGGACACAGAGCCCAACCTTTTCCTTGCATCCATGGCACTGATATGATGTATACCCATCCACGCGAACCGTCCGCATGCGGACCGTTGACCGGGGTTTGAGCGGCGCCCGCAAGCATCGTGCCGGACAGTGCGGTTTTTCGGTTTGACACAGCAACATCCAAGGCACTTTGCCGCACGCTTCCATGAGGCGTCGCCCCAAGATGCACCGTAAGGCCAGAAACATGGAAAAATCCCAATCCTCCGGAAAAAGCGGAATGGCTGCACGCGCTGGCGCCCTGCGCCTTATCCATGCGGTGCTCAGCGAAAAAGCCCTTTTGGACGAAGCCTACGCCCATGAACTGGCAGAGGGCCCCTTGCGCAAACTCAACGGCAGCGACCGCGCCTTTGCCAAGCGCATCGCCACCACGGTTCTGCAGCATCTGGGAGAAATCGACACCATTCTGAGCCGCTTCATGGAGCGTGGCATCCCCAAAAAGTCCGGCCCCTTGCGCAACATCCTGCGCATTGGTACCGCCGAGCTTCTGTTTTTGAATACTCCGCCCCATGCGGTGGTCGATTGTGCCGTGTCGCATTATCGCACATGGCGCAAATATGCCGGCTTCAAGGGGCTGACCAATGCCGTTCTGCGCCGCATCAGCCGCGATGGCGCTGATGAGCTGGCGACCATCGATCCGGCCAAGGCAACCCTGCCCGACTGGATGTATCAATCCCTCAGCACCACCTATGGGCAAGACAGCACCAACGCCATGATGGCGCAATTCCAGAAGGCGCAGATCCCGCTCGATCTGACCCTGAAAGATCCAGCCTCAGCGGACGAGTGGGCCGAGCGTCTTGGCGCAGAAAAAATGCCGTCCGGCAGTTTGCGTCTTGCCAGCCACGACAAGGTGGACACACTGGAAGGCTTTGCCGAAGGGGCCTGGTGGGTGCAGGATGCCGCGGCCACGCTGCCCGTGCAGATGCTGGGCGAGGTTTCCGGTCAAAAGGTTCTCGATCTCTGCGCCGCGCCGGGCGGGAAGACCATGCAGCTAGCCGCAGGTGGTGCGGATGTCACCGCACTGGATATTTCGGCCAAACGCCTTGAACGCATCGATCAGAATCTAAAGCGGGTTGGTCTTTCAGCAGAGCTGGTAAAAGGCGACCTGCTCAAGAGAAGCTTCGACGAAAAATGGCCTTTCATCCTGCTTGATGCCCCCTGCTCGGCCACCGGCACCATGCGCCGCCACCCTGAGCTCATCCATCAGCGGACACCTGCTGACATAGGCCATTTCGCCAAATTGCAGGCAAAGATGCTCAATCATGTTGCCGACATGCTCGCTCCGGGCGGCTTGATGGTTTTCTGCACTTGCTCCCTCCAGCCCGAAGAAGGGCCCGAGCTAATCGCAGATTTCCTCATGCAGAACCCGACATTCGGCATCGAGCCGCTCACACCGGAAGAAACACCCGCTCTCGCGCCCTTCATCCAGCCTGATGGCAGCCTGAGAACAAGGCCTGACTACTGGCCTGAAGCGGGCGGCATGGATGGATTCTTTGCGATCCGGCTGCGCAACCACGCCCCTTCCTGACCCTGACAAAGCTTTGTGTAAATCGGGACCGGATGGACTCGGATAGACCTTGTTAACCATAGCTTGATAAAATTGTAACCAATCGATTACCAAAAAGCGCCTACATCCGGTGATTCGCCATGATCGGATGACAGAGCGCTTGGACCATTCATGAATCGGATGACGCGCGGCAAAGACCTGCAAGGTTTGAAGCCCGCACCAATCCTGGCCATCAGCTCCCTTTCACAGAAGCCCTGCTTGAAGGGAGCCCTTAACACGGACGACTATTGCGTGTCACAAAACTGGCAAAAACTGCGAATCTCCATGGCGACTCTTTTGCGCCGTGCCAAGCGCATCCCGGTTAGGCGGCCAGCCTGCAACACGCGTTATGTTCCGCGCTGCCCGGAGCGGTTGCTCATCGCGCCACAGGATTTACGCACCTCTGATCCGACCATCGCAGAGGATATCTATTCGGGTCTTTTCATTTTTGCCGGTCAGGTGGAAAATTGTCAGGGCCACTCCCCCTTTGTGCATGCTGCTCCAAGCAAGGAATGGGCGCGCGAGCTGCATGGCTTCCGCTGGCTGCGCCATTTGCGCGCTTCCAATGCCACCCTGCCGCGCTCCAATGCACGCGCTCTGGTGGAAGACTGGATC contains the following coding sequences:
- a CDS encoding aminotransferase class I/II-fold pyridoxal phosphate-dependent enzyme, translated to MQDERSPFQKLADLLDGVVPVNEKDAQPINMTIGEPRHALPDFIPDVIMKNAQYFRPYPQMRGTDEFRKAVEDWLNWRYDLGGLPLGEKNILPLNGTREGLFHACVGARDYARSQFGKDTSNAAVLLPNPFYHTYKGAAAAIDAEQIFLNGTAETGFLPDLDELAKETDLLERTIAFYYASPANPQGNVADIATWKKLIALARKHRFFIFADECYSELYRETPPAGILQACEGDFSNVVTFHSLSKRSNLAGMRCGFAAGDGAFMTQWTKYRNLVAPQVSMAIQAAAAAAYRDEEHVKENRRLYNEKFDAARRILGKELPYETPPAGFFLWLDVSAFGDDVSVTQKLWKEVGVKVIPGSYLAREDRSGVNPGDGFLRLALVGDLAETEEALTRLRTCLIN
- a CDS encoding DNA translocase FtsK, producing MTTFDDYRTAPYEGGAMGRRDRDGALKHALRRNAYAGLGLLGLLLCAVVATSLVTWHVADPSLSNATEVSPRNAFGLAGAIISDLSFQGLGLASAFLIITPTVWFWRLVLMRPARISRNRFMGWFAGLCMLAIACSTIPVPDSWPLPLSLGGMVGDAFLSVVSRFDTEVMQGLGAVLVGAGTAFLGVLILLASMDMGLKDLTFRRKPAATFEQEEAEPYDEADYEEDDWDEEDSEAYAQAPDGSGTLDRTKGPASKRGSFFSVPIGALNHWYLSRRANKARKAREREIERQEKAKKPSFFSRLLADDDDGLDALTDRMEPRLERSAQPGYQQQKPGPAPDMGYSGPEDFAPQSAAGYEDYDEEDDWNDDGPYQSSPVGIAPPELNRPSSQPGNRAETNERAQTKPAGVPARGGKGKGKRMVKAGQGNLFSRQDEYQFPSLDILSEPESLGPNAGLTADQLEHNARLLEGVLSDFGIRGEIIKVRPGPVVTLYELEPAPGIKSSRVIGLADDIARSMSAISARVAVVPGRNAIGIELPNARRETVYLREMLASKDFEKSKAKLPICLGKNISGDPVVVDLARMPHVLVAGTTGSGKSVSINTTILSLLYRHRPEECRLIMIDPKMLELSVYDGIPHLLTPVVTDPSKAVVALKWAVREMEQRYKNMSKMGVRNIDGFNKRVRDSLAKGDDVTRTIQTGFDPDTGEPIYEQETLDLEPMPFIVIIVDEMADLMMVAGKDIEGAIQRLAQMARAAGIHLIMATQRPSVDVITGTIKANFPTRMSFQVTSKIDSRTILGEMGAEQLLGMGDMLYMAGGGRIQRVHGAFVADEEVEEIVAHLKLQGTPDYLEAVTEESDADQGDSSSAGGSSSDAETLYDKAVDIVLRDRKASTSYIQRRLSIGYNRAATLIEQMEQQGVISPANHAGKREILVPEEGATM
- a CDS encoding outer membrane lipoprotein carrier protein LolA; the encoded protein is MDDYYSDGPTTAQNKKLMAKTAHSFRLGALLVASLFMVLASGFAPSAQAALNETSVKALDTISKAFNATKTMNGEFIQTAPNGDTLQGYFFIERPGKIRFYYSKPSYTDIISDGKTLSIEDRKLKTQDIYPLSKTPLRVLLSENLDLARDPRVRQASIADDIVSVVVEQESLFGDGILTLIFDREQSLLRQWTIRDANGNDTTVTVFNVETGKPIKPSVFEIKYDLSPSND
- the xth gene encoding exodeoxyribonuclease III, which encodes MTITLATWNINSIRPRLHHVEQFNADRAPDILCLQETKVINDQFPTASLKKLGYEHYAINGQKSYHGVAILSRIPFAKVDMRGFCDKGDARHVEVTIDTDKGPLRIHNFYVPAGGDIPDPAVNDKFQHKLDFLEEMKSWLTGEETDNASILVGDLNIAPHENDVWSHKQLLKVVSHTPIEVEALAAVQAAGPWQDVVRNHIPVEHRLYSWWSYRSRDWSKADKGRRLDHIWATDAAADKVSGVEVYRDARSWEKPSDHAPVIAKLDMTPLA
- a CDS encoding transcription antitermination factor NusB, producing the protein MAARAGALRLIHAVLSEKALLDEAYAHELAEGPLRKLNGSDRAFAKRIATTVLQHLGEIDTILSRFMERGIPKKSGPLRNILRIGTAELLFLNTPPHAVVDCAVSHYRTWRKYAGFKGLTNAVLRRISRDGADELATIDPAKATLPDWMYQSLSTTYGQDSTNAMMAQFQKAQIPLDLTLKDPASADEWAERLGAEKMPSGSLRLASHDKVDTLEGFAEGAWWVQDAAATLPVQMLGEVSGQKVLDLCAAPGGKTMQLAAGGADVTALDISAKRLERIDQNLKRVGLSAELVKGDLLKRSFDEKWPFILLDAPCSATGTMRRHPELIHQRTPADIGHFAKLQAKMLNHVADMLAPGGLMVFCTCSLQPEEGPELIADFLMQNPTFGIEPLTPEETPALAPFIQPDGSLRTRPDYWPEAGGMDGFFAIRLRNHAPS